In Candidatus Desulforudis audaxviator MP104C, a genomic segment contains:
- a CDS encoding endonuclease III domain-containing protein has translation MQGFLLDVYERLYAHYGPRHWWPAESAFEVIVGAILTQQVSWRNVEKAIANLKARDSLSVEGILALPHAELGLLIRPTRYYNQKTQRLKDVCLVIREDFGGDTGLFLQQEPGALRRRLLAVRGIGKETADSILLYAAGRPVFVIDHYTHRILKRLGLAHGGESYDQLQHLFEAHLPLNAALFNEYHALLVTHGHRLCLKTGPRCPECPLSDLCAHASQAGVQPDGRQPAGTSVP, from the coding sequence TTGCAGGGGTTTCTGCTGGACGTTTACGAGCGGCTGTACGCGCATTATGGGCCCCGCCACTGGTGGCCGGCGGAGTCGGCCTTTGAGGTGATCGTGGGTGCCATTTTAACGCAGCAGGTATCCTGGAGGAATGTGGAAAAGGCGATTGCGAACTTGAAGGCCCGGGACAGCCTGTCGGTAGAAGGCATTCTGGCCCTGCCCCATGCCGAGTTGGGCCTTCTGATTCGGCCTACCCGCTATTACAACCAGAAGACCCAGCGGCTTAAGGATGTATGCCTGGTGATCCGTGAGGATTTCGGCGGGGACACCGGGCTGTTTCTCCAACAGGAGCCCGGGGCCTTGCGGCGGCGCCTCCTGGCGGTGCGGGGGATCGGTAAGGAGACTGCCGACTCTATCTTGCTTTACGCCGCGGGCCGGCCGGTGTTCGTGATAGACCATTACACGCACCGAATTCTGAAGCGCCTGGGGCTGGCCCACGGCGGCGAGTCCTACGACCAACTCCAGCACCTGTTTGAGGCCCACCTGCCGCTGAACGCAGCGCTCTTCAACGAGTACCACGCGTTGCTGGTGACGCACGGTCATCGCCTGTGCCTCAAGACCGGCCCGCGCTGCCCGGAGTGTCCGCTGTCCGACCTCTGTGCCCACGCGTCCCAAGCCGGCGTACAGCCGGACGGCCGACAGCCGGCGGGAACTAGTGTGCCTTGA
- a CDS encoding metallophosphoesterase family protein: MRGFVARIAARLAGTGWRLVAVELLAVITGAVFFVTVFGPAVYEVQGVFFRGELRPVLNGRTVLEIPPVGSLTADTHPTPIEIQITVQGVRPDVIGRQLYPQVDSNLISNFESKSQQTLTAFAARQVAFGALGAVIIFWALARPPSIRLVRAGIYGALLVGLTLGLTLHTYDRSAFREPEYHGAIAAAPRVMHMADQLLDKLQDFQNKTDLLVSNIQILSGQVDRLSLLGTAGEESNRRVLVIADIHNNPVGLDFAQALVHHFQVDTVLDAGDLTDFGSPLEAQAAAKLADLGVPYVFAPGNHDSTGVMDFVRGLPNGLLLNGRVEDVKGIKILGSPDPWAYVDAVTAVDADEERLLLQEQIDWLRGEFDRAQTKPDILLVHHPDVARAFAGQIPILISGHTHRTGFENLEGSWHINPGSTGAAGLRGLQSASEIPYAAVIIHFDGADRTAILADFITYHSLSGRFTVERRLMGKPNAENGSTFQDQEPPLRPPVQTRP; the protein is encoded by the coding sequence TTGCGCGGGTTCGTGGCCCGAATTGCCGCCCGGCTTGCCGGTACCGGATGGCGCCTGGTCGCGGTTGAACTGCTGGCCGTTATTACTGGGGCGGTGTTCTTTGTGACGGTCTTCGGCCCGGCGGTATACGAGGTGCAGGGCGTCTTCTTCCGGGGCGAGCTGCGCCCGGTCCTGAACGGCCGGACAGTGCTGGAGATCCCGCCGGTCGGCAGTCTCACCGCCGACACGCACCCCACCCCGATAGAGATTCAGATCACCGTACAGGGCGTGAGGCCGGATGTTATCGGCCGGCAACTATACCCCCAGGTGGATTCCAACCTGATCAGCAACTTTGAATCAAAATCCCAGCAGACGCTCACGGCTTTCGCCGCCCGGCAAGTCGCCTTTGGGGCCCTGGGCGCGGTCATCATCTTTTGGGCCTTGGCCCGCCCCCCCTCGATCCGGCTCGTCCGGGCCGGAATCTACGGCGCCCTGCTCGTCGGGCTCACCCTGGGTCTGACCCTACATACCTATGACCGGTCGGCCTTCCGGGAGCCAGAGTACCATGGGGCCATCGCCGCCGCCCCGCGGGTCATGCACATGGCCGACCAGTTGCTGGATAAGCTTCAGGACTTTCAGAACAAGACTGATCTTCTGGTGAGCAACATCCAGATCCTTTCCGGACAGGTGGACCGGCTGTCTCTGTTGGGAACCGCCGGCGAGGAAAGCAACCGGCGGGTGCTGGTAATCGCAGACATTCATAACAATCCAGTCGGCCTTGACTTTGCTCAGGCCTTGGTCCATCACTTTCAGGTGGACACGGTTCTCGATGCCGGTGATCTGACCGACTTCGGTTCCCCGCTCGAAGCGCAGGCGGCGGCCAAGCTGGCCGATTTGGGCGTGCCCTACGTCTTCGCGCCGGGCAACCACGATTCAACCGGGGTCATGGATTTTGTGCGGGGCCTTCCAAATGGGCTGTTGTTAAACGGTCGGGTCGAAGACGTCAAGGGAATCAAAATCCTGGGCTCTCCCGATCCCTGGGCTTACGTTGACGCGGTGACAGCCGTGGACGCCGACGAGGAGCGCCTGCTTCTGCAGGAACAGATCGACTGGCTGCGCGGCGAGTTTGACCGGGCGCAGACGAAGCCGGACATCCTGCTCGTGCACCACCCGGATGTGGCCCGGGCTTTCGCCGGCCAAATACCCATCCTCATCAGCGGCCACACCCATCGAACGGGATTCGAAAACCTGGAAGGCTCCTGGCACATCAACCCCGGCAGCACCGGTGCCGCCGGCCTGCGGGGACTGCAGTCCGCCTCGGAGATCCCCTACGCGGCGGTGATCATCCACTTCGACGGCGCCGACCGTACCGCCATCCTGGCCGACTTCATTACCTATCACTCCCTTTCGGGCCGCTTCACGGTGGAGCGGCGGCTGATGGGTAAACCGAACGCCGAAAACGGGTCCACGTTCCAGGACCAGGAACCGCCGCTTCGCCCGCCCGTTCAAACCCGCCCTTAG
- a CDS encoding transposase → MAIIPQQRLFGWQEIDELGDLERFLLVVNHLPDEQLMQKLERERGKGRDDYPVRAVWNSILAGIVFQHVSVESLRRELCRNGQLWELCGFDPARGEDAVPPSYIYSRILVKLMRHADEVENIFTRLVDEIRVLLPDFGRILAIDSKAVSSLARGKKRDEEEKVQKPDGRRDTDADWGRKTYRGRKKGGTLWEKVVWWFGYKLHLVVDAVYELPVGFAVTKASASDVKEGHILIDRVAKEHPEIVARCEALAADKAFDDIKLNVKLWDEYRIKPVIDIRNTWRDGEETWLVTGKENIVYDYRGTVYCCCPETNKHREMAFGGFEKDRETLKYRCPARHYGVECRGMEQCAATGGIRIPLVEDRRIFTPLARSSYKWKTLYKKRTAVERVNARLDEAYGFEKHFIRGLKKMKLRCGLALMVMLAMAVGRLRQKQGIDLRSLVKAA, encoded by the coding sequence ATGGCCATTATACCACAACAGCGGCTTTTTGGGTGGCAGGAAATCGACGAACTCGGTGACTTGGAACGTTTTTTGCTTGTAGTGAACCACCTGCCCGATGAGCAGTTGATGCAAAAGCTGGAGAGAGAGCGTGGTAAGGGACGGGATGATTACCCGGTGCGGGCGGTTTGGAACTCCATCCTGGCCGGGATCGTATTTCAGCACGTGTCTGTGGAGAGCCTGCGGCGGGAACTCTGCCGGAACGGCCAGTTGTGGGAACTTTGCGGTTTTGATCCGGCCCGGGGCGAGGATGCCGTTCCGCCTTCTTACATATACAGCCGCATCTTGGTGAAACTGATGCGGCACGCCGACGAAGTGGAAAACATATTTACGCGGCTGGTGGATGAAATAAGAGTGCTGCTACCGGATTTCGGTCGAATTTTGGCCATAGACAGCAAAGCCGTCAGCAGTCTGGCCCGGGGCAAAAAGCGGGATGAAGAAGAGAAGGTCCAAAAGCCTGACGGGCGCCGGGACACCGATGCGGACTGGGGCCGGAAAACATACCGGGGGCGTAAGAAAGGCGGCACCCTATGGGAAAAAGTCGTGTGGTGGTTTGGCTACAAACTCCACCTTGTAGTTGACGCTGTTTATGAACTGCCGGTGGGATTTGCGGTGACAAAGGCATCGGCCAGCGACGTGAAAGAGGGACATATACTCATTGATCGGGTGGCGAAAGAGCATCCGGAGATTGTGGCCCGCTGCGAGGCATTGGCGGCGGACAAAGCCTTTGACGACATCAAGCTAAACGTGAAACTCTGGGACGAATACCGGATCAAGCCCGTGATTGACATCCGCAACACGTGGCGGGACGGCGAGGAGACGTGGCTTGTAACCGGTAAGGAGAACATCGTTTACGATTACCGTGGAACGGTTTATTGTTGCTGCCCCGAGACAAACAAACATCGCGAGATGGCCTTCGGGGGATTTGAGAAAGACCGGGAAACCTTGAAATACCGCTGTCCGGCCCGGCACTACGGAGTAGAGTGCCGGGGCATGGAACAATGTGCCGCAACCGGTGGGATACGTATTCCCCTGGTGGAAGACCGGCGGATCTTCACCCCGCTGGCGCGGTCCAGCTACAAGTGGAAAACACTCTACAAAAAGCGTACGGCGGTAGAAAGGGTAAATGCCCGCCTGGACGAGGCCTACGGATTTGAAAAGCATTTCATTCGGGGCTTGAAGAAGATGAAGCTGCGTTGCGGGTTGGCCCTGATGGTGATGCTGGCGATGGCCGTGGGCCGACTGCGACAAAAACAAGGAATAGACTTAAGGAGCCTGGTGAAGGCGGCCTGA
- a CDS encoding recombinase family protein: MTAIVYARQTKPSADAFSLDLQILECKEYALRVGCTEVEVFTDEGLSGWTLDRPGLQAALARIEEGGVSYFIFFELDCLARRLRDQMLLIKTLEDLGLQVAGVRTPIPHPVSLICLPQGYQSSYKIN; encoded by the coding sequence ATGACGGCCATTGTGTATGCCCGTCAGACCAAACCGTCAGCGGATGCGTTTTCTTTGGACTTACAGATACTTGAATGCAAAGAGTACGCGCTGAGGGTCGGCTGTACGGAGGTAGAGGTCTTCACGGATGAGGGTCTCTCGGGTTGGACGTTGGACCGTCCGGGCCTTCAAGCGGCCCTAGCCCGGATCGAGGAAGGCGGCGTATCGTATTTTATTTTTTTTGAGTTGGATTGTCTGGCCAGGAGGCTCCGGGATCAGATGCTCTTGATTAAGACACTGGAAGACTTGGGCCTGCAAGTGGCGGGGGTCCGGACGCCCATACCACACCCGGTTTCTCTGATTTGCCTCCCGCAGGGTTACCAGAGCAGTTACAAAATAAACTAG
- a CDS encoding DUF5658 family protein, with product MKFSRLFHRAAKLIRPPERRLPVFIIAIWALTLADVALTHHGLQIGAICEGNPILAALFDISPALAAASVLLYVGLACVALWWARNKVVWLPAAVRVIVVVKVVVLGAHALWAFRIV from the coding sequence GTGAAATTCTCACGTTTGTTTCACCGGGCTGCCAAGCTCATCCGGCCGCCGGAGCGCCGGCTGCCGGTTTTCATCATTGCTATTTGGGCGCTGACGCTTGCCGACGTGGCGCTCACACATCACGGTCTTCAGATTGGTGCCATCTGCGAGGGTAATCCCATCCTGGCCGCACTTTTTGACATCTCCCCCGCCCTTGCCGCAGCCTCCGTCTTGCTCTACGTGGGCTTGGCGTGCGTCGCATTGTGGTGGGCACGGAACAAAGTTGTCTGGCTGCCGGCGGCCGTGCGGGTGATCGTTGTTGTCAAGGTGGTTGTGCTGGGAGCCCACGCACTGTGGGCTTTTCGTATTGTTTGA